The Mucilaginibacter rubeus genomic interval AGTAGATACTTACGGTTATAGTTTAGATGCGTACGGGTCCATACAGCGGCAGAATCAAGAGTTGGCCTGCCTGTAATGATCGATTCGGCCCCATCGCGGATATCTTTGCCGTTGAAAACCGTGGTTCTGAGTGTTTGCCAGGCATCCACTGCATTCTTGCTTTTTACGCCATAACGGTTGAGGAGATAAGCCGGCAGCCATTCATCTAAATTGACAGGTTTATTTTGCCAGGTATTTTGCGTCATTAACTCATAAAGCACCGGCGTTTGCTCTATGGCTTCCATGGTTAAGCCAATGCCCACCAATCGGCCCGATTTTGGATCATTTAGCGCCTGTGCAGGTTGCGCGGCTACAGCTTCTATCCTCCCGAACAAACTATTATTGCCACCATAGTTGTGCAGCATATTCCAAATCCAGGGCTTGCCGTAAAAAGCTTCGGTACGTTTCCATACCGGTTCATAATCGGTATTAAGATCAAGTACGATCATGTGCTCGTTAGGTACTGCGTTTAGCAAAGCTTTGATCTGCTCATTTTGCCAGAATTTACGGTCGCTGAAAAATAGCCAGCCCTGCATTACCCAAACGGCTTTGGGATCCGCATTTTTCATCCCATCGTAAATCCTGGCGCTTAGCTCCGACAGGAATTTGGGATCATTGGATGGTGGTTCATTTTCGTTAAACGTATCGGCCGAATACAGGTGATCTGTACCGTAAACTTTGGTTTGTTCCTGGATGAATTTTTTACCGATCTCGGCGAATAAAGGATCCTCCGAGTCAAGGATATAAGTATCGGCAAAGCCATTTTTCCAATTGGTTTGCTTCAGTTTGGCATTAGGGAAATGCGTTTTGAACGATGCAGGCACGTGCCCGGTAAATGCGGGAAGTACTGGCTTGATTCCAAGCTCACGCTCACGCTGTAATATTTTCACCTGCAGGTCTTTGTGGCTGTTTATCCAGCTTGCAGGTAGCGGGCCATCCCACTGATCGATATTGCCCATATAAAACCAGCCAAAATATGCCGGACCGGTAAAAAAATCCTGCATATCCTTATTGCTGAAACCCATGGATTTGTACACCTTATCCCAAACATATTCCTGCCCGGTTATAGCCAGTGGCATATTAATGCCATGCAGGGCCATCCAGTCAATTTCTTTTTCCCAGCGTTTCCAGTCCCACCAGCTCATGCTGTAGCTGTAGGTGCAATAATTAAGGTAATAGCGATATTGATATGGCGTAGCTTTGCGGATCTTTTTAGCCGGCATAGGTAAACTTACGGGCAGGTTTAAGTTTGTGCCGTTCCAGGTAACCTGACAGTGCGTATATTCGGTAAGGTAATAATACAAGGCAGAGGCCACAGCCACACCGTTATTGCCCCTTAATATGATTTTGCCTTTTGCACCTTCTACCTCAAAAACGTCTTTTGCGTCTTCCGCCGGAAGCGGTTGAACAATAAACTTTTGCGCGTTACCGGGGATAACCCTTTTTATTAAAGCATAAGATGATTGAACGTTTAGCTGTGCCCGGGCATTTATTGTTGTTAAACACATACCGCCGAGCAATGCACAAATAAAAACCTTTGTTTTACAGCTCATTTAATTTGAAGTTTTAGGGTTGTTGGTTTTTATGATCTGCTCACGTTTGTCGGTGGGTTGAATATCCTGCAATAATTTAACCTTAACGTTATTTAAATACAATAGGGGCAATGTTTTAAAGCCCGATACATTGATCTTATCGGCAGCCAGTTCGCTCACATCATCAAAAACAAATGGCGTACGGAATTCTTTTCCTGCGTAATTGATGCGGATGTTTTTTAGGTTGAGGCCTTCTGTATGCCTCGCATAAAAGGCGGATGCAGGTAATTCCCCAAACATCGAAAACTCAGGGTATGAGGATATCTTCTCCGGTACTTTGGTTAAAGAATCGATGTTAAAAAATGCTGTCTGCTTTTTGGCTGTGCCTTTATAAGTTATATTGATGTTCTCCAACGTAACATCCCTCACCGGCGAACCCGGGATCCCGGAAACTGAAGATGGGAAAATGTTATGAGCGAATTGCTCCAGTGGGCCTTCTTCATGATAGCCTGCATCCGGTTTTCCGGCCGGTACTTCCACCTTAACATCGCCTATGTAAACACGGCTTATCTCACCTACAGGCCTTGTTTTGGCTCGTTTGCCCAACCTGATAAATATGGCGTTACCTGTATTTTTAGCTATAACGCCCCTAATGTCGATATCTTGAATAATAGCGCCATCTACCGATTCAATGGCCACCGCAGAGCGGAAGGTATCGTACACATAAATGTCACGCACGGTTATCTTTTTGAAACCACCCCAGGATGCGGTTCCCATTTTAAAGGCGCTGGCGCTTGAACGGATCTTGCAGTTGGCAATGTATATGTTTTCGCAAGCACCTTGCGGATCGGATGATTTCAAACAGATCCCATCGTCGGCTACGTTAAAAAAACTATTGGTGAGTTTTACGTTTTTGCAATCAACCAGGTCAATCCCATCGTTATTTAAAAATGTATTGCTGATCACGTTGATGCTGTCAATAACCATATTGGTACAGCTTCTGTAATCCTGGATCCAGCAAAGGCCATTTTTTATAGTGAAATTTTTAAGGTTGATCTTGTCGCACTTTTCAAATACAATGAGCTTAGGCCTGTTATCTTCTTCGGGGCGTAACTGGTGCCAGTCGTTATAGGTTTTCCATTCCTTATCTTTTAACGTGCCATTGTTCAGCATCCGGTAAATATCTTTGATCAATGCATCGCCCTGACCGTCAATGGCACCTTTTCCGGTGATGGTAATGTTTTGCTGTTTCTCCGCGACGATAAGCGCAGAAGCCTTTTCCGGGCCGTAAGTAATACGTTTTGCAGAGCCTAATAATTCAGCTCCCGCGGCGAGGTGCAACTCAATATTTGAGCGTAAATGAATAACACTGGTCACAAATTTACCTGCCGGGATCCAGATTGTTCCGCCGCCTGCTTCAGCAGCTTTGTCAATCGCATCCTGAATGACGCGGACATTATCGGTTTTGCCATCGGCCACCGCACCCAGCTTTTTAATATTGTAAATTTTTTGCTGCGCGGATGCAACATTGATCAGGGTTGCGGAAAACAGGAATAACAGGATTGCTCTCATAATTTATAAATGCTTTTACATGACCATTCACTTTAACAATTAAAGTTTGCGGCAGTTAAAGTAATCACTTTCATCAAAAAATTACCGGTAATAAAATCCCCGGCTGGAAACGGCCGGGGATTATTATTTAAGGATTATCAATAGCCCGGATTTTGTTTCAATTTAGGGTTTAACTGAATTTCCGGATTCGGTATCGGGAAGATCCGGTGGTTTGGATCGGCATCTGTTTTTATGCCCCAAGCTTTCTCAAACTGACCAAAACGGATCAGGTCATTACGGCGCCACCATTCAACAGCAAATTCGCGACCACGTTCATCAAGGATATCTGAAAGTGTTACAGAACCTAATGAAGCCGCTTTTGCACGGCTGCGCACCTGGTTAACCAGCGTTAAAGGCGAGTCGCCATTGGTGGCAGTAGCACCTCTTAAAATAGCCTCAGCCTTCATCAGCAATATATCGGCATACCTGAACATCGGCACATCGTTACCCTGGTTACGTGAGGTAGAAGTGCTGTCCGGATAAAATTTATTGTTACGGTAACCTTCTTCATTGGCCAGTTCATCATTGCCTATATCAAATGTGGCTTTGTTTCTCCAGGTGATATCAGGCGTAAACTCTAACTGGTGTTTCACTACACCACCCGGATCAGATCCGCTATAATTATCATCCAAACCTTTGTTGGTGGTGGTAATCATGATAGGCGTACCGTCGTTGTAATATTGCTTCCCGGTCAGGTATTGTTTTTTACGAACGTCATTAGCGTCGTTAAAAAGCGCGTAATAGGTTGGGAACGTATACATTGGTCCATCGGGTGCATAAGGCAGGCTGTATTTGGTTTTCAAAGCCGGGTGCAACGTCCAACGGGCATAGTATTGTCCCTGCGCCAGGTTTCCGTCGTAAGGTATCGCAAAAATAAAATCTTTAATCTGCGGACCGTTATTCGGCCTGAACATCCCCAGGTAATCGGCATCTAAAGCATATTTGTTGTCTTTGATCACGTTATCGCACATGGTAACCGCGTCCTGGTATCTTGGAGTGCCGATGTAATAGGCGGCATTCAGATACATTTTTGCCAGTATGGTGTATGCAAGGTACTTGGTAGGCCTGCCATAAGTTGAAACATCAACGGTACTGCTCAGGTTAGGGATCTGGGCCAGTAACTCGCTTTCAACAAAGGCAAACACCTGTGCACGGGTTTGGGTACCCAAATTGGTAGTATCGCCAAAACTTTTGGAGATAGGCACGTTACCAAACAGGTCCATCATGTAAAAATATGCCATGGCCCGCATGGTTTTTATTTCGGCTACGGTTTGGTCTTTAGCTGCGCTTTCTGCCACCGATGAAAATAACGATAACACCTGGTTACAGGTACTGATGGTTGAGAAACCCCATGTCCAGTCGTCTTCAAATATGGTATTATCAGGGGTATAAGTATGCAGGTTAAGGGTTGAATAAGTACCGCCGTCAAGCCAGTTACCACCACGGGCAACCAGTACGTTTTCGTCGGTACTCAGGTTTAAAGTAAGCCATAGGTTACGTCCCGGAGTGCCGCGAAAGGTAGTATAAATTGGCCCTGTAGCCGCCACAAACTGCGCCGGGGTTTTAGGAAAGTTTGCCGGGGTAAGCGTTGATACGGGTACCACATCAAGCTTGGTGCAGCTTTGTAAAGCCACCAAAGCCATACATACCGCTAAAAAACTAAAAACTATATGTTGTTTAATACGATTCATCTTGTTTGATCTTTAATGGTTAATTATAAATCTACTTGAACACCAACCAGGTAACTGCGTGTTTTAGGATAGAAGTTGTTGTAATCTACCCCAATGAATTGCCCGCTTGCCTGGTTGTTTAAGCTCAGGTTCAACTCCGGATCAACACCTTTGTATTTGGTGATGATGAACAGGTTGGTACCGGTTAGATAAACCCTTACACCATGGATATAATTACCCGGAACCTTAAATTTATAAGCCAGTGTAGCATTGCTTAAGCGTACAAACGTGCCGCTTTCCAGATACCTTGTAGAGAATAAGTTAGCGTTTACATCATTACCCGGCTCGCTTAAGGTTAACACGGGTACGTTGTGCGCCGAGGCCTGTGTTGGCTGGTTAAAGCTTGCAAGTGAGGCGTCCATGATTTTATTGCCACCCTGCCCGCGGAAGAAGAAATTAAGGCTGAAGTTTTTGTAATTCAGGTTATTTCCCCATCCAAACGTATAGGTAGGTTGCGCGTTGCCGGCATAAGTCTGGTCGGCACTTGTTGGTGTAGTAGTTGGCTGACCATTAGCACCCTGAAAAGTTGAAACGCCGTTGGTTCTGCCTAAATATTTAAGGGTATAAAACTCACCCAGCGGATAGCCTGCTTCAATGATAGATACGTGGATCCCGCTCTGGCCAGGTGCCTCAGGGTAACCTGCATAAATTTTTGACAGGTTTACACCCAATGAAGTGATCTTGTTTTTGTTGAAGGCAATGTTTCCGTAAGTATCCCAGCTAAACGCGCCCGATTTTACAGGAGTTCCGTTAAGTGCAATCTCCACACCTTTGTTGCTCATGCTACCCACGTTGGCAGTTAAGGTTGATACCAGGTTAGTAACTGTTGATACCGGGATCACCGAGATCATATCGGTAGTTTTCTTGTTGTAGATATCCACAGATCCGCCAAGTCGTCCCTGGAATAAAGAGAAATCGATACCGGCGTTTATGGTAGCAGTAGCTTCCCATTTCAGGTTTGGATTAGGGTTTTGAGTTGGGCCGATAGCGCCGATATAGTTGCCATTATAATAGAAGCTGCCTGTTGTTCCGTATTGGGTTAGCGGAGTATAGGCAGGGAAACCTTGTGAGTTACCTGTTTTACCATAACCAACACGCACTTTCAGATCATCAAACAGGTGTTGCGATTTCATGAATGATTCATCGATCACCCGCCAGGCGGCAGAGCCGGCAGGGAAGTAACCCCAACGATGATTGGCACCAAACGCGTTAGAACCATCACGCCTTAATGAAGCCTGGAAAATATATTTGCCTTTGTAGCTGTAATTAACGCGCGAGTAAAACGAGATCAGGCGAAGAGTTTCAACCTGCACGGTACCGTAGTTAACCAGGTAACCGGCAGGAGGGGTGCCCAGACCAAGGTTATTATAACCGGTATCATCCGACACGAAATTTTGATTGGATGACTGGAAGCCGTTGCCTGTTGTGGTTTCATCGTACGAATAACCGGCAAGGATCTTGAAATCATTACTGCCCCAATTGTGTACGTAGCTTAAGTAGTTTTCAAACAATTTTTTGGTATCCTCATAAGTTGAGCGAATGGCTTGTCCGCCCAGGTTTTGAGCCAGTTCCGATGCCGAATTATGGTAGGTATTGCTATTCGTTGTACGGCTTTGGTAAGCAAGGTTAAAGTTATACAGGAAACCAACCGGTAAAGTCAACGTACCTTTCACATTACCTAACAAAAGGTTAATTTTTTGTTTATAGGTGTCATTCTTGATGAGGCCAACCGGGTTATAACCTATCAACAAAGTAGGATCGGTATATAAAGTACCGTCGGCATTGTAAATTGTGCGGGTAGGCAGGTATTGAACAACTGATTTAAACAAATTGGGATTTTGACCATTGGTAGTTGTTTGCGGGATATCATTGATGATCAGATCTGAATTGGTTACCGAATTGCTCAATGAGAAATCAAGCTTCAGTTTGTCGTTCAGCGTTTTTTGCGATAGGTTCAGCCTGCCAACAAAACGATTCAGCCCGCTTCCTTTTACGATACCCTGGTTTTCGAGGTAGTTGATACTTCCACCGAAAGTTGTTTTATCACTGCCGCCACCAAATGATAAGTTATGATTTTGTGAAAAGCCTGTATTGCGTTCTATTTCCTTACCCCAGTCAGTATTGCCGCCGTTATCATTTGCAGGGGTAAAACTTTGACCGTTTGCTTTTACATAAGCCCTTAACTGATCGGCAGTAGCTACTTCAAACCTGTTGGAGATCTTTTGCATAGAAGCATAAGCATCATAGGTCATGCGTAACTGGCCCGATTTGGCTTTCTTGGTGGTAACTATAATTACACCGTTGGTAGCCCTGGTACCGTAAATAGCCGACGCGGAAGCGTCTTTCAAAACATCGATGGAGGCGATATCTGAAGGAGCTACCAAACTAAAATCGGCACCCGGCACACCGTCAATCACATAAAACGGGGTAGAGGCTGCTCCTGCGCGTAATGATGAAGGTCCGCGAAGTGTAACTGTTGCGGTTCCGTTAGGGTTACCATCATTGGTGATATTCAAACCGGCAACTTTACCTTCCAGCAGGTCGGCAGGGGTTGCAACAACACCGGCGTTGAAAGATTCAGATTTTACTGTAGAGATGGCACTGGTTAGCTCCTTTTTGGTACTGGTACCGTAACCTACAACAACTACTTCGTTCAAACCTTTCTGGTCTTCGTTAAGCACAACGGTAAGTGATGTCTGGTTCTCTACCACTACCTCTTTCATTTCAAAACCGATAAAACGGAACTGAAGTGTGCTGCCTTTTTCGGTGTTAATGGTAAATGATCCATCGGCAGCGGTTGAAGTAATGGTTGACGCGCCTTTAACCTGCACGGTTACTCCCGGAATGGGCTGGCCTTTTTTATCCACTACTTTACCGGTAACACGTACCGGAACCGGCTTTTCGGCTTGCCCGTTACCCGTAGTTTGGGTTGGCTCTTTAATAATGATGGTGTTATCATCCAGCTCGTAGGTTAACGGCTGATCTTTAAAGATCTCAACCAGCACTTTGCTAAGCTCTGTATCAGTAACATGGATAGATACAGGCAGTGCTTTTTTTATAACCTGGTTATTGTACATGAACAAATACCCGGTTTGTTTCCGCAATTCCTTTAAAACCGATTTAAGGTTACCGTTTTCTTTGGAAAGGCTGACTTTTTGCGCCATAGTAGATGCACTAAGGTGCATGGTAAGCACAAACAAAAGGACGCCCGTGAGTTTCATTATCCGTAATACCTGTTTAAAATAACTATCGCGTAGGTTTATCTCATTTGCCCCCTGACCTATGGGCATAGGAGCTTTAGAATGTAGAAGATGTTTCATACATTTGAATGTTTGGGTTAAGTTTAAAATCAATGGTTACAATTGTAATTTGGGTTGATCCAATCACTTAGCCTCTCTGGCTGGAATCCGGAGGGGCTTGCTTTTTCAGATACCCTTTACCGAAGTTACTTAGGGTGTATGCTCATGTTTTTAAGTTTATTGGGTTAATTGGTTATTGGTTAAATTATGGTTATTTCTTTTCTACGGTAACTGTTTTCCCTTCTATCGTAAACTTTACGCCACCTGTTGATTCCAGGATCTTAAACGCTTTAGAAAGGTTATTACTCTTCTTTACCTCGCCCGTGAAATTCAGGGTAGGTTTAGGGCCTTTATAAACTACATCAATATCATACCAGCGGGATAGTTCCAGCATCACCTGGTCAAGATCAGTATTGTCAAACAGGAACAAGCCATTTTTCCAGGCTACTATATCTTCTGTATCAACTGTTTTTATATCAAACTTTTTGGAGTTGGCATTAAAAACCGCCTGCTGCCCTGGCACCAGGATCTGTTTCTCGTTGCCGTTAGATATTTTGACGGAGCCTTCTAAAAGTGTGGTTTTGCCCGGCTGCTCCTGGTAGGCGCGGATATCAAAATGGGTTCCAAGCACCTCAACCTTTTGACTGCCGTAACTCACTATAAAAGGCATCTTTTTATTTTTTGCCACCTCAAAATAGGCTTCGCCTGTAACGGTGACGTTTCTTGCTTTGCCGGTAAACGCCGTTGGATATGAAATAGAGGATTCTGAATTAAGCATAACTGCAGTTCCGTCGGGTAGCTGTAACTGGTACTGGCCGCCTCGTGGGGTAGACATCGTATTGATCATCGGCGCTCCGGTTGTTGAGCCACCGGGTACATAAGCAAGACTGCCGTTGGCCAATTTAACCACGCTTGTATTACCCTGTTGGCCAAGCTTGCCATTTTGCGCGTCGTTAAGTTCAATTTTTGCGCCGTTGGCAAGTGTTAATATTGCTTTATTACCACCAGGTTTAACGTCCTGGTGTGCTTTATTAGCGGCAAGGGCTTCGTCGTTTTTTCTGAGGCGATATTGATATAAACCAAACGATATGGCTAATACCGCGATAGCTGCGGCGGCATAGATCAGCGCGTTTGAGCGTTTTTTAATAGGGACAATATTGTTATCGGAATCAGCCTTAGCGTAACCGGCCAATGCCATATCCAGCATTCTTTCGCGGGCTCCGGCAGGGAAGGGGTCCTCTTCAAACTGGTGCGATTTGAATACTTCTTCCATCAATCCGTACACCTCGGTTTCTGAACCCGGTTCGTTGATGAGCTGCATCAATTCATCGCGCTCCTGCGGTGTAGCGGTTTTGTTAAAATATTGGTGAAATAAGTAGGGTAATCTTTCAGACATTTTTTGTGTTCTTCTACAGCTAAAGAGCCATAAAAAATCA includes:
- a CDS encoding FecR family protein, which produces MSERLPYLFHQYFNKTATPQERDELMQLINEPGSETEVYGLMEEVFKSHQFEEDPFPAGARERMLDMALAGYAKADSDNNIVPIKKRSNALIYAAAAIAVLAISFGLYQYRLRKNDEALAANKAHQDVKPGGNKAILTLANGAKIELNDAQNGKLGQQGNTSVVKLANGSLAYVPGGSTTGAPMINTMSTPRGGQYQLQLPDGTAVMLNSESSISYPTAFTGKARNVTVTGEAYFEVAKNKKMPFIVSYGSQKVEVLGTHFDIRAYQEQPGKTTLLEGSVKISNGNEKQILVPGQQAVFNANSKKFDIKTVDTEDIVAWKNGLFLFDNTDLDQVMLELSRWYDIDVVYKGPKPTLNFTGEVKKSNNLSKAFKILESTGGVKFTIEGKTVTVEKK
- a CDS encoding TonB-dependent receptor, whose translation is MKHLLHSKAPMPIGQGANEINLRDSYFKQVLRIMKLTGVLLFVLTMHLSASTMAQKVSLSKENGNLKSVLKELRKQTGYLFMYNNQVIKKALPVSIHVTDTELSKVLVEIFKDQPLTYELDDNTIIIKEPTQTTGNGQAEKPVPVRVTGKVVDKKGQPIPGVTVQVKGASTITSTAADGSFTINTEKGSTLQFRFIGFEMKEVVVENQTSLTVVLNEDQKGLNEVVVVGYGTSTKKELTSAISTVKSESFNAGVVATPADLLEGKVAGLNITNDGNPNGTATVTLRGPSSLRAGAASTPFYVIDGVPGADFSLVAPSDIASIDVLKDASASAIYGTRATNGVIIVTTKKAKSGQLRMTYDAYASMQKISNRFEVATADQLRAYVKANGQSFTPANDNGGNTDWGKEIERNTGFSQNHNLSFGGGSDKTTFGGSINYLENQGIVKGSGLNRFVGRLNLSQKTLNDKLKLDFSLSNSVTNSDLIINDIPQTTTNGQNPNLFKSVVQYLPTRTIYNADGTLYTDPTLLIGYNPVGLIKNDTYKQKINLLLGNVKGTLTLPVGFLYNFNLAYQSRTTNSNTYHNSASELAQNLGGQAIRSTYEDTKKLFENYLSYVHNWGSNDFKILAGYSYDETTTGNGFQSSNQNFVSDDTGYNNLGLGTPPAGYLVNYGTVQVETLRLISFYSRVNYSYKGKYIFQASLRRDGSNAFGANHRWGYFPAGSAAWRVIDESFMKSQHLFDDLKVRVGYGKTGNSQGFPAYTPLTQYGTTGSFYYNGNYIGAIGPTQNPNPNLKWEATATINAGIDFSLFQGRLGGSVDIYNKKTTDMISVIPVSTVTNLVSTLTANVGSMSNKGVEIALNGTPVKSGAFSWDTYGNIAFNKNKITSLGVNLSKIYAGYPEAPGQSGIHVSIIEAGYPLGEFYTLKYLGRTNGVSTFQGANGQPTTTPTSADQTYAGNAQPTYTFGWGNNLNYKNFSLNFFFRGQGGNKIMDASLASFNQPTQASAHNVPVLTLSEPGNDVNANLFSTRYLESGTFVRLSNATLAYKFKVPGNYIHGVRVYLTGTNLFIITKYKGVDPELNLSLNNQASGQFIGVDYNNFYPKTRSYLVGVQVDL
- a CDS encoding alpha-N-acetylglucosaminidase, yielding MSCKTKVFICALLGGMCLTTINARAQLNVQSSYALIKRVIPGNAQKFIVQPLPAEDAKDVFEVEGAKGKIILRGNNGVAVASALYYYLTEYTHCQVTWNGTNLNLPVSLPMPAKKIRKATPYQYRYYLNYCTYSYSMSWWDWKRWEKEIDWMALHGINMPLAITGQEYVWDKVYKSMGFSNKDMQDFFTGPAYFGWFYMGNIDQWDGPLPASWINSHKDLQVKILQRERELGIKPVLPAFTGHVPASFKTHFPNAKLKQTNWKNGFADTYILDSEDPLFAEIGKKFIQEQTKVYGTDHLYSADTFNENEPPSNDPKFLSELSARIYDGMKNADPKAVWVMQGWLFFSDRKFWQNEQIKALLNAVPNEHMIVLDLNTDYEPVWKRTEAFYGKPWIWNMLHNYGGNNSLFGRIEAVAAQPAQALNDPKSGRLVGIGLTMEAIEQTPVLYELMTQNTWQNKPVNLDEWLPAYLLNRYGVKSKNAVDAWQTLRTTVFNGKDIRDGAESIITGRPTLDSAAVWTRTHLNYNRKYLLPAWDKMVAAIPACKQSSGFNYDLVDVTRQVLANYGRPLQLKWVKAYRDKDLKAFEQYSNDYINLITDMDRLLATQKDFMLGPWIADARKWGTTPAEKALYEKNARNLITLWGDADSPLHEYSCRQWSGLLNDFYKVRWQKFFTLLKGSIETGKEPDFKLFDKSISGWEWQWVNSSKAYPVMPTGSSTTVARQLYEKYRTAMAKDLE
- a CDS encoding glycoside hydrolase family 28 protein, whose protein sequence is MRAILLFLFSATLINVASAQQKIYNIKKLGAVADGKTDNVRVIQDAIDKAAEAGGGTIWIPAGKFVTSVIHLRSNIELHLAAGAELLGSAKRITYGPEKASALIVAEKQQNITITGKGAIDGQGDALIKDIYRMLNNGTLKDKEWKTYNDWHQLRPEEDNRPKLIVFEKCDKINLKNFTIKNGLCWIQDYRSCTNMVIDSINVISNTFLNNDGIDLVDCKNVKLTNSFFNVADDGICLKSSDPQGACENIYIANCKIRSSASAFKMGTASWGGFKKITVRDIYVYDTFRSAVAIESVDGAIIQDIDIRGVIAKNTGNAIFIRLGKRAKTRPVGEISRVYIGDVKVEVPAGKPDAGYHEEGPLEQFAHNIFPSSVSGIPGSPVRDVTLENINITYKGTAKKQTAFFNIDSLTKVPEKISSYPEFSMFGELPASAFYARHTEGLNLKNIRINYAGKEFRTPFVFDDVSELAADKINVSGFKTLPLLYLNNVKVKLLQDIQPTDKREQIIKTNNPKTSN
- a CDS encoding RagB/SusD family nutrient uptake outer membrane protein; translated protein: MNRIKQHIVFSFLAVCMALVALQSCTKLDVVPVSTLTPANFPKTPAQFVAATGPIYTTFRGTPGRNLWLTLNLSTDENVLVARGGNWLDGGTYSTLNLHTYTPDNTIFEDDWTWGFSTISTCNQVLSLFSSVAESAAKDQTVAEIKTMRAMAYFYMMDLFGNVPISKSFGDTTNLGTQTRAQVFAFVESELLAQIPNLSSTVDVSTYGRPTKYLAYTILAKMYLNAAYYIGTPRYQDAVTMCDNVIKDNKYALDADYLGMFRPNNGPQIKDFIFAIPYDGNLAQGQYYARWTLHPALKTKYSLPYAPDGPMYTFPTYYALFNDANDVRKKQYLTGKQYYNDGTPIMITTTNKGLDDNYSGSDPGGVVKHQLEFTPDITWRNKATFDIGNDELANEEGYRNNKFYPDSTSTSRNQGNDVPMFRYADILLMKAEAILRGATATNGDSPLTLVNQVRSRAKAASLGSVTLSDILDERGREFAVEWWRRNDLIRFGQFEKAWGIKTDADPNHRIFPIPNPEIQLNPKLKQNPGY